A single Ptiloglossa arizonensis isolate GNS036 chromosome 2, iyPtiAriz1_principal, whole genome shotgun sequence DNA region contains:
- the LOC143155335 gene encoding uncharacterized protein LOC143155335: MRSYYSITFLLYFIALCVNVDAWNALRRFTNFWRTNNIHVNESLLRDASKSKSQLINVQNSVPTHASREKRLFPLFTVVRFDNNICAGLTGENGTCVTTSECTQRGGISSGICANGYGVCCIVTMSCGETTVNNNTYFVNPNYPSLFDGTESCQLTLVKSHPDVCQFRLDFMEFNIRGPETTNNQCVYDQFIVSGGNPVPTICGSNTGNHIYVDAGLGQTNPVILTFVTSGSSFARSWKVRVSQIRCNTLYRAEEGCLQYFTGISGQIKSFNYDPNTGLQLSNQDYSICIRMERNFCGIQYTACPIDGQTVSITGGTPAAQMVRNNAFTLTGNTQGTQIASITGAACQTDWLTIPCASNLGRVPTATMTCIDRVCGGTFNAENQMLNASSVVSTVKPFRLIFHTDSIEAPNDVGNRGFCLNYVQQPCTTKLR, from the exons ATGCGTAGTTATTATTCCATCACATTTCTACTGTATTTCATTGCATTGTGCGTCAATGTTGACGCGTGGAATGCTCTAAGGAGATTCACCAATTTTTGGCGAACGAATAATATTCACGTGAACGAGTCGTTACTGCGAGACGCGTCGAAGAGTAAATCACAATTAATCAACGTTCAAAATAGCGTACCGACTCACGCCAGCAGAGAAAAGCGAC TTTTCCCTTTGTTCACTGTGGTGAGGTTTGACAATAATATTTGCGCCGGATTAACCGGCGAGAATGGTACTTGTGTGACGACGTCAGAGTGCACGCAACGCGGGGGCATATCTAGTGGGATTTGCGCAAACGGTTACGGAGTTTGTTGCATCG TAACTATGTCTTGCGGCGAAACAACTGTCAATAACAATACTTACTTTGTTAATCCGAATTATCCGTCGCTATTCGATGGCACAGAATCTTGCCAATTGACGCTCGTTAAATCGCATCCAGATGTATGTCAATTTAG GCTGGATTTTATGGAGTTTAATATAAGAGGACCGGAAACGACTAATAACCAGTGTGTTTACGATCAATTTATCGTTTCTGGAGGCAATCCGGTGCCTACTATATGCGGAAGCAATACTGGAAACCATA TATACGTGGATGCCGGTCTCGGGCAAACAAATCCTGTTATATTGACATTTGTTACGAGCGGGAGTTCTTTCGCTCGTTCATGGAaagttcgagtttctcaaaTTCGTTGCAATACATTGTACAGAGCCGAGGAAGGTTGTTTGCAATATTTCACTGGCATATCCGGACAAATAAAATCGTTCAATTATGATCCGAACACCGGATTGCAATTATCCAATCAGGATTACAGTATTTGCATAAGAATGGAAAGAAACTTTTGCGGTATTCAGTATACAGCGTGTCCGATTGATG GTCAAACAGTGTCGATAACCGGTGGCACTCCGGCTGCGCAAATGGTACGGAATAATGCATTTACGCTAACGGGAAACACGCAAGGAACGCAGATCGCGTCGATAACAGGTGCGGCCTGCCAAACCGACTGGTTAACAATTCCTTGTGCATCGAATTTGGGTAGAGTACCGACTGCCACAATGACATGCATCGATCGAGTATGTGGCGGTACATTCAATGCAGAGAATCAAATGTTGAACGCGTCTTCTGTCGTCA